A region of the Bacteroidota bacterium genome:
ACGAACTATGGCTCTTATGCAGGAGATGTTTTAACTTATTATGATGATCCTGAAGAAATTTTTGTTTTTCCATTAACATTTGGAACTACAAACATCGATGATTTACATTCAAACTTTTTTAGTGGAGCCGATTGGGAACGCTCCGGTACTACCACAATGGAAGCCGATGGTTATGGAACACTGATTTTACCTTCCGGCACTTATACCGATGTATTGCGTGTAAAAGTATATCAGGACTATCAGGATGAAACCGATTTATTACCTACACCAATTGAATATGATTTTACCTTGTATTATTGGTTTAAAGAAGGTTATATCGGTGCACTGTTCGAATATTTTGAATTAAATGTAGGTGGTGCTTTCCCTTCTGAAACAACTGCCGCAGCTTTAAATGCTGCTTTACCGGTAGGAATAAATGCATCAATTAATGCAGATAAATTATCGGTGTCACCAAACCCTGTAACCGATATGGTAAATATTGAATTGCCTGTTGCAATCAGTAATACGCAGGTTCGTGTTTATAATAGTTTAGGCCAATTAGTAGTTAATGAAAACCTAAACCCTAGCG
Encoded here:
- a CDS encoding T9SS type A sorting domain-containing protein; the protein is MKKQILTTFLCASAIVLIAQPTITSGVNGGVGDEITFMEIQPEGLNSGAVGANVTWDYSDIIPTGFEYGFTIVDAATTPQAASFPGANVAADNGLGSLGYSKITATEFTNYGSYAGDVLTYYDDPEEIFVFPLTFGTTNIDDLHSNFFSGADWERSGTTTMEADGYGTLILPSGTYTDVLRVKVYQDYQDETDLLPTPIEYDFTLYYWFKEGYIGALFEYFELNVGGAFPSETTAAALNAALPVGINASINADKLSVSPNPVTDMVNIELPVAISNTQVRVYNSLGQLVVNENLNPSGNIITLNMQDYTAGIYFVEVSDGEKTYKTKIVKK